The Zootoca vivipara chromosome 4, rZooViv1.1, whole genome shotgun sequence genome has a segment encoding these proteins:
- the LOC132591978 gene encoding acetylserotonin O-methyltransferase-like: protein MNATEEAEALKMLFLYQHAYLIPKIMFTASDLGVFDLLMESKEPLTSMSIAERLGTSPFGMERLLDACVGLKFLQVERKDNQTLYGNTNLANLYLGKRSPKTQYYSLKNHAEFNYTRAQHLTDAVREGEGRTYRLSDSSTKIFFEAFYRTERGLREFMEFMHEIWSLCGRDVLNAFDLSHFPLVCDVGGCTGALANEYISLYPNSTVTIFDLPEVVETGKKHFVSSEEHRITFHGGDFFKDPIPEADLYILSRTLHCFTDEKCVQLLTRLHKACKPGGGVLVVEIVLNEDRTGPLEAHIYGLVMLLATQGKERTPSEYNVLLSAAGFKEIQQKKTGLFDAILGRK, encoded by the exons ATGAATGCGACAGAAGAAGCTGAAGCTCTGAAAATGTTATTTCTGTATCAACATGCATATCTAATTCCAAAG ATTATGTTCACTGCCTCTGATCTTGGTGTATTTGATCTGCTGATGGAATCCAAGGAACCATTGACTTCAATGTCTATTGCCGAACGTCTGGGTACCAGTCCCTTTGGGATGGAGAGACTGCTGGATGCCTGTGTTGGCTTAAAGTTCCTGCAAGTGGAGAGGAAGGACAACCAAA CGCTTTATGGAAATACCAACCTTGCCAATCTCTACCTTGGCAAAAGAAGCCCAAAGACTCAGTATTATTCCTTGAAGAACCATGCTGAATTTAACTATACGAGAGCACAACACCTGACTGATGCTGTGAG GGAAGGAGAGGGTCGGACGTATAGATTAAGTGACAGTTCTACAAAAATTTTCTTTGAGGCTTTTTACAG AACAGAAAGAGGCTTGCGAGAATTCATGGAATTTATGCATGAGATTTGGAGTCTGTGTGGTCGAGATGTGTTGAATGCATTTGACCTCTCTCATTTCCCACTCGTTTGTGATGTGGGAG gatgTACTGGTGCCCTAGCAAATGAATATATTTCATTATATCCAAATTCTACTGTGACCATTTTCGACCTACCTGAAGTAGTGGAAACAGGAAAGAAGCATTTTGTCTCCTCAGAGGAACACCGGATTACTTTTCATGGAG gtgatttttttaaagaccccATTCCAGAAGCTGACCTGTATATTTTGTCTAGGACCCTGCACTGCTTTACAGATGAGAAGTGTGTGCAACTGCTAACTAGACTGCACAAAGCCTGCAAGCCTG GTGGTGGAGTTCTAGTAGTGGAAATAGTTCTCAACGAAGACAGAACGGGGCCATTGGAAGCTCATATATATGGTTTGGTTATGCTGCTTGCTACTCAAGGAAAAGAACGGACCCCGTCAGAGTACAATGTGCTCCTCAGTGCCGCTGGCTTTAAGGAGATTCAGCAAAAGAAAACAGGCCTCTTTGACGCCATTTTAGGAAGAAAATAA
- the LOC132591979 gene encoding acetylserotonin O-methyltransferase-like isoform X2 yields MFTASDLGVFDLLMESKEPLTSMSIAERLGTSPFGMERLLDACVGLKFLQVERKDNQTLYGNTNLVNLYLGKRSPKTQYYSLKNHAEFNYTRAQHLTDAVREGEGRTYRLSDSSTKIFFEAFYRYRKIVLF; encoded by the exons ATGTTCACTGCCTCTGATCTTGGTGTATTTGATCTGCTGATGGAATCCAAGGAACCATTGACTTCAATGTCTATTGCCGAACGTCTGGGTACCAGTCCCTTTGGGATGGAGAGACTGCTGGATGCCTGTGTTGGCTTAAAGTTCCTGCAAGTGGAGAGGAAGGACAACCAAA CGCTTTATGGAAATACCAACCTTGTCAATCTCTACCTTGGCAAAAGAAGCCCAAAGACTCAGTATTATTCCTTGAAGAACCATGCTGAATTTAACTATACGAGAGCACAACACCTGACTGATGCTGTGAG GGAAGGAGAGGGTCGGACGTATAGATTAAGTGACAGTTCTACAAAAATTTTCTTTGAGGCTTTTTACAGGTACAGAAAAATTGTATTGTTCTAg
- the LOC132591979 gene encoding acetylserotonin O-methyltransferase-like isoform X1, which produces MNATEEAEALKMLFLYQHAYLIPKIMFTASDLGVFDLLMESKEPLTSMSIAERLGTSPFGMERLLDACVGLKFLQVERKDNQTLYGNTNLVNLYLGKRSPKTQYYSLKNHAEFNYTRAQHLTDAVREGEGRTYRLSDSSTKIFFEAFYRYRKIVLF; this is translated from the exons ATGAATGCGACAGAAGAAGCTGAAGCTCTGAAAATGTTATTTCTGTATCAACATGCATATCTAATTCCAAAG ATTATGTTCACTGCCTCTGATCTTGGTGTATTTGATCTGCTGATGGAATCCAAGGAACCATTGACTTCAATGTCTATTGCCGAACGTCTGGGTACCAGTCCCTTTGGGATGGAGAGACTGCTGGATGCCTGTGTTGGCTTAAAGTTCCTGCAAGTGGAGAGGAAGGACAACCAAA CGCTTTATGGAAATACCAACCTTGTCAATCTCTACCTTGGCAAAAGAAGCCCAAAGACTCAGTATTATTCCTTGAAGAACCATGCTGAATTTAACTATACGAGAGCACAACACCTGACTGATGCTGTGAG GGAAGGAGAGGGTCGGACGTATAGATTAAGTGACAGTTCTACAAAAATTTTCTTTGAGGCTTTTTACAGGTACAGAAAAATTGTATTGTTCTAg